In Spirosoma aureum, a single genomic region encodes these proteins:
- a CDS encoding M28 family peptidase, with product MKKLFTALLSLSVACVHAQNADSVTIRKIYNEALANGKSYEWLRYLTKQVGPRLSGSEGAQKAVDWTKQVMEQQGFDRVFLQDVMVPHWVRGAKEEAFIHNGNQKVTVPIAALGGSVATAPKGVEAGVIEVKSFPELRAMSPEKVKGKIVFFNRPMDPTKINTFEAYGGAVEQRANGATEAAKLGAVGAIVRSMTNGHDDYPHVGGMRYATGVPLIPTAAISTNGADLLSKSLAENPNLTFYFKQNCESLPDAKSYNVVGEIKGSEKPDEIIVVGGHLDSWDLAEGAHDDGAGCVQSIEVLRILKTLGIKPKRTIRAVMFMNEENGLRGGVQYADLAKKNNEKHIAAVESDNGGFTPRGFGIVGTPAQREKVMPWKPLLAPYGLTDIGAGSGGADIGPLAQLGTVLFGFKPDSQRYFDYHHTMVDRFETVSQRELELGAASMASLIYLLDQYGL from the coding sequence ATGAAGAAATTGTTTACAGCTCTTTTGAGCCTGTCTGTTGCCTGTGTCCATGCCCAAAATGCAGACTCTGTTACCATTCGAAAGATTTACAACGAAGCGCTGGCCAATGGCAAATCCTACGAGTGGCTGCGCTATCTGACCAAGCAGGTTGGGCCACGACTGAGTGGTTCGGAGGGCGCGCAAAAAGCCGTTGACTGGACCAAACAGGTAATGGAACAGCAAGGGTTCGACCGAGTCTTTTTGCAGGATGTCATGGTGCCGCATTGGGTGCGTGGTGCCAAAGAAGAAGCCTTCATCCATAACGGTAATCAGAAAGTCACGGTCCCGATTGCAGCCTTGGGCGGATCAGTAGCGACCGCTCCCAAAGGGGTTGAAGCGGGTGTCATTGAAGTCAAAAGTTTCCCGGAACTACGGGCAATGAGTCCCGAAAAGGTCAAAGGCAAAATTGTGTTTTTCAATCGCCCGATGGATCCGACCAAAATCAACACCTTTGAAGCCTACGGTGGAGCCGTTGAGCAACGGGCCAATGGTGCCACCGAAGCTGCCAAACTCGGAGCCGTGGGGGCCATTGTCCGCTCGATGACGAATGGTCACGATGACTACCCGCACGTTGGCGGTATGCGCTACGCGACGGGCGTTCCGTTGATTCCGACTGCGGCTATCAGCACAAACGGCGCTGACCTGTTGAGTAAATCGCTGGCTGAGAATCCGAACCTTACCTTTTATTTCAAACAAAACTGCGAATCATTGCCCGATGCAAAATCGTATAACGTAGTTGGCGAAATCAAGGGCAGCGAAAAACCGGATGAAATTATTGTAGTTGGCGGACACCTCGACTCATGGGATCTGGCCGAAGGAGCCCACGACGATGGAGCTGGCTGTGTTCAGTCTATTGAAGTGCTGCGGATACTGAAAACACTGGGGATCAAGCCAAAACGTACCATCCGGGCCGTGATGTTCATGAACGAAGAAAACGGCTTGCGGGGTGGTGTTCAATATGCCGATCTGGCGAAGAAAAACAACGAAAAACATATTGCTGCCGTCGAGTCTGACAATGGCGGCTTTACACCACGCGGCTTTGGCATCGTTGGAACGCCAGCGCAACGGGAAAAAGTAATGCCCTGGAAACCGCTGTTAGCGCCCTACGGCCTGACAGACATCGGTGCGGGCAGTGGGGGTGCCGACATTGGCCCACTGGCTCAACTAGGAACCGTATTGTTCGGATTTAAACCCGATTCGCAGCGTTATTTCGATTACCATCACACCATGGTCGATCGCTTTGAAACCGTCAGCCAGCGTGAACTTGAACTGGGAGCCGCGTCAATGGCTTCATTAATCTATTTGCTGGATCAATACGGTTTGTAA
- a CDS encoding NADH-quinone oxidoreductase subunit C, whose protein sequence is MTFSEITSTLTARFGLELQANTQNLQPYLTVPVSQLVEICQFLRDDDRLFFDLLACVTAIDNGLEADTMEVIYNLTSIPYEHNLMLKVVVPRKTAGNQLPSVPSVAHIWRTADWHEREAFDLVGIQFEGHPDLRRILLPTDWVGYPLRTDYQEQDQYHGIKTK, encoded by the coding sequence ATGACCTTCTCCGAAATAACCAGTACGTTAACTGCCCGGTTTGGTCTGGAACTACAGGCCAATACGCAAAATCTGCAACCCTATCTTACCGTTCCAGTCAGTCAGCTGGTCGAAATCTGTCAGTTTCTGCGCGATGACGACCGACTATTTTTCGATCTCCTGGCCTGTGTTACGGCTATCGACAACGGTTTGGAGGCTGATACGATGGAGGTCATTTACAACCTTACATCAATTCCCTACGAGCATAATCTGATGCTGAAAGTGGTTGTGCCGCGAAAGACGGCTGGTAACCAACTGCCATCTGTGCCGAGTGTTGCGCACATCTGGCGAACTGCCGATTGGCATGAGCGGGAAGCATTCGATCTGGTCGGTATTCAGTTTGAAGGCCATCCTGATCTGCGCCGAATTCTGTTGCCAACCGATTGGGTTGGGTATCCATTGCGCACCGATTATCAGGAGCAGGATCAGTATCACGGCATAAAGACGAAGTAA
- a CDS encoding BamA/TamA family outer membrane protein gives MSRSQNKIKSGLLLTTGFLIGLVQQSVAQNIVQRAYNRFFNDTTSAANPHVSFYPTFSYAPETSFEFGVSALYLYHANNDVTNNRLSEIQAFSFVTLRGQYGLNIDHTIYGDHDRWFFLGRGRLQRFPLLYYGIGPDTKPDHPATIDALSIQLRERAMRRIAPNLFGGIEIDYQQLSRVEFKQSETITRELPLGSNGTTNLGLGAGFVYDSRPNALNARRGIFAELAYLNYGRSRGSSLSFSNLSMDIRLFRTVRPGQVLAWQTYGVLTSGNVPFNQMALLGSEIIMRGYYPGRFRDKMYLATQLEYRWLPFPFSRRFGASVFAAVGTVGASPGQIQLDKLLPTGGGGVRYLLFKKKDVYLRADVGVTREGLGFYILTGEAF, from the coding sequence ATGAGCAGATCACAGAATAAAATCAAATCAGGCTTACTACTTACCACCGGGTTCCTGATAGGGCTAGTTCAGCAGTCAGTAGCCCAGAACATAGTCCAGCGGGCGTATAACCGGTTTTTTAATGATACAACTTCGGCGGCAAACCCCCATGTATCGTTCTATCCAACATTTAGTTATGCACCCGAAACTAGTTTTGAATTTGGGGTTTCGGCGCTGTATCTCTATCATGCCAATAACGACGTAACAAATAACCGTCTGAGCGAAATTCAGGCGTTTAGTTTTGTCACACTGCGCGGGCAATACGGACTGAATATCGATCATACTATTTATGGCGACCATGATCGCTGGTTTTTTCTGGGGCGGGGACGACTTCAGCGGTTTCCGTTGTTATACTACGGCATTGGCCCCGATACCAAACCCGACCATCCGGCTACGATCGATGCCTTGTCGATTCAGCTTCGGGAGCGAGCCATGCGCCGAATTGCTCCGAATCTATTTGGCGGTATCGAGATTGATTATCAGCAGCTAAGCCGGGTCGAATTCAAACAGTCGGAGACGATCACACGTGAGCTACCGTTGGGGAGTAATGGAACCACTAATCTTGGGCTGGGGGCGGGGTTTGTTTATGATAGCCGCCCTAATGCGCTGAATGCCCGACGGGGTATTTTCGCTGAACTTGCCTATCTGAATTACGGAAGATCGCGGGGAAGCTCGCTGTCGTTTTCGAATCTATCCATGGATATTCGACTCTTTCGAACCGTTCGACCCGGACAGGTATTGGCCTGGCAGACTTATGGTGTTCTGACCAGCGGCAATGTACCCTTTAACCAGATGGCACTACTGGGTAGTGAGATTATCATGCGAGGATACTATCCGGGGCGCTTTCGGGATAAAATGTACCTGGCAACACAGCTTGAGTATCGCTGGTTGCCGTTTCCATTTAGTCGACGGTTCGGGGCCTCGGTATTTGCGGCTGTAGGTACGGTCGGAGCATCGCCGGGACAGATTCAGCTTGACAAACTGTTGCCTACGGGTGGTGGCGGAGTTCGTTACTTATTGTTCAAAAAGAAAGACGTGTATCTGCGAGCCGACGTTGGCGTGACCCGCGAAGGACTGGGTTTTTATATCCTTACGGGGGAAGCTTTTTAA
- a CDS encoding N-acyl-D-amino-acid deacylase family protein codes for MKHCFLSLILSILISLFANAQPYDLVIKNGRVVDGTGNPWIHADVAVQNGRIVRIGTIPSTDANRTIDASGLIVAPGFIDVHTHVEGSLEAQPGAPNFVYDGVTTMITGNCGGSSTNLRTYFDTLRMQGISVNVGSLIGHNTVRMKVMKMAFREPTAREQADMEVLVEQAMKDGAVGLSTGLIYTPGTYARTPEVVNLAKMASRYGGVYASHIRNEGQNVKQAVEEAIQISREAHIPVEISHFKVASKPLWGNSTETVAMVEAARREGLDVTVDQYPYTASSTSLESIIPSWALADGDSAVLARFRDSASRTKIRNEMLESLKKNLRKNYEYAVVANYKPDTTFNGLSINQINQKLGRKNSAETEADLVMDLMEKANLKRIQMVYHTMSETDVETILRYPNTMIASDAGVAKLGSGMPHPRAYGTNARVLGRYVRERHIIPLEEAIRRMTSLPAQRFRLTDRGLIRPGYAADIVLFDEKTVSDRATYDQPHAYTTGISWVLVNGTPVIENNKQTNQRPGQLLMGPGYVK; via the coding sequence ATGAAGCACTGTTTTCTCTCGTTAATTCTATCTATTTTGATTTCGTTATTTGCCAATGCACAACCCTACGATCTCGTTATCAAAAACGGTCGTGTCGTCGACGGCACGGGCAATCCGTGGATACATGCCGACGTTGCCGTTCAGAATGGGCGTATTGTGCGGATTGGCACTATACCATCAACCGATGCCAATCGAACAATCGACGCCAGTGGACTAATTGTAGCGCCTGGCTTTATTGATGTTCATACCCATGTAGAAGGTAGTTTAGAAGCGCAGCCCGGCGCTCCAAATTTCGTTTACGATGGCGTTACAACCATGATTACAGGAAATTGTGGAGGTTCCAGTACAAACCTGCGCACGTATTTTGACACCCTGCGGATGCAGGGCATTTCGGTGAATGTGGGGTCATTGATCGGCCACAATACGGTCCGTATGAAAGTGATGAAAATGGCTTTCCGCGAACCAACCGCCCGCGAACAGGCCGACATGGAAGTACTGGTCGAGCAGGCTATGAAAGACGGAGCGGTTGGTCTGTCAACCGGGCTGATCTATACGCCCGGCACCTATGCCCGTACACCCGAGGTTGTCAACCTGGCAAAAATGGCTTCCCGTTATGGCGGTGTTTATGCTTCACACATCCGCAATGAAGGGCAGAATGTAAAGCAAGCCGTGGAAGAAGCGATTCAGATTAGCCGCGAAGCGCACATTCCCGTCGAAATTTCACATTTTAAAGTGGCCAGCAAACCGCTCTGGGGCAATAGTACCGAAACAGTGGCTATGGTTGAAGCCGCCCGACGCGAGGGCTTGGATGTGACAGTAGACCAGTATCCCTACACGGCTTCGAGTACGTCGCTGGAAAGCATCATACCATCGTGGGCACTAGCCGATGGCGATTCAGCCGTATTGGCGCGCTTTCGGGATTCAGCCAGCCGAACCAAAATCCGGAACGAAATGCTGGAGAGCCTCAAAAAAAACCTGCGCAAGAATTACGAATATGCGGTCGTGGCGAATTACAAACCCGATACAACGTTCAATGGCCTCAGTATCAATCAAATTAACCAGAAGTTAGGGCGCAAAAATTCCGCTGAAACCGAAGCCGATCTTGTGATGGATTTGATGGAAAAGGCCAACCTGAAACGGATTCAGATGGTATATCATACAATGTCGGAGACCGACGTTGAAACCATTCTTCGTTATCCGAACACCATGATAGCCTCGGACGCGGGGGTCGCTAAATTAGGATCAGGCATGCCACATCCGCGTGCTTATGGCACAAACGCCCGTGTTTTAGGCCGTTATGTCCGCGAGCGTCATATTATTCCGCTCGAAGAAGCAATTCGACGTATGACGTCACTGCCGGCCCAGCGTTTCCGATTAACCGACCGGGGGTTAATTCGTCCTGGTTATGCGGCCGATATCGTTCTGTTCGATGAAAAAACCGTTTCTGACCGGGCCACTTACGACCAGCCTCATGCCTACACAACTGGTATTTCGTGGGTGCTGGTTAATGGAACCCCTGTTATTGAAAACAATAAACAGACAAATCAGCGACCCGGTCAGCTCCTCATGGGGCCTGGCTATGTAAAATAA
- a CDS encoding M1 family metallopeptidase: MKHFLTYLTLCGAVLNGFAQPAKTIFSTPLSPRLANYQIDVKLDPITKKLDGQETLTWRNASSDVIRELQFHLYLNAFRNDRSTFMRESGGQLRGTEIDLSSKEDPYGSIEVLSMKTKEEPLAYKYIQPDDQNEDDHTVIRVPLSKPVGPGETITLDIKFRAKLPKIFARTGFSRDFFLVGQWFPKIGVYEPAGTRYATKGQWNCHQFHAHSEFYADYGVYDVNITTPKEYWVSATGLYQSEKLFSNGTKKIHYHAEDVVDFAWTASPHFQVVNDTWKRPSGGEVKLELVMQPEHRHQAERHLTAAKAALAYFDKHLGKYPFPNLTIVDPPLHASGSFGMEYPTFITAGSAWFLPAGARFPEEVTIHEFGHQYFMQLIASNEFEEAWLDEGFNQYYEGRIMDATYGVRSSQFDLLDFKMGDMESSRSSYVHQDNPAIGSSFGNTWQLPEGQYGVLTYSKTATWLKTLEGLVGLPVMDEIMQTYFIRWKFKHPDADNFIAIVNEIVTKRLGTKYGADMNWFFDQALYGDNVVDYELSSLKNRKRDGQQQAIITVQRNGDGKMPVDVLVHFDNGKELMLFWDGKARQRQFTLTEKARVLWAKVDPKQKIYMDTDLNNNSLTLEPSSAPAAKFATKFLFWIENWMQWLAWLA; this comes from the coding sequence ATGAAACACTTCCTGACTTATCTAACTCTATGTGGTGCTGTACTGAATGGGTTTGCTCAGCCAGCAAAGACCATTTTTTCGACACCCCTTAGTCCGCGTCTGGCTAATTATCAGATTGACGTGAAACTGGACCCAATCACGAAAAAACTCGATGGGCAGGAAACCTTAACGTGGCGCAACGCATCCAGCGATGTTATTCGGGAACTGCAGTTTCACCTCTACCTGAATGCCTTTCGCAATGATCGGTCAACGTTTATGCGCGAATCGGGTGGGCAGTTGCGGGGAACCGAAATTGACCTTAGTTCGAAAGAAGATCCGTATGGATCCATCGAGGTTTTATCGATGAAAACCAAAGAAGAGCCGCTGGCCTATAAATACATCCAGCCTGATGACCAAAACGAAGACGATCACACGGTTATTCGTGTACCCTTATCGAAACCCGTTGGGCCGGGCGAGACGATTACGCTCGATATAAAGTTTCGGGCCAAGCTCCCAAAAATATTTGCCCGTACGGGTTTCAGCCGCGACTTTTTTCTGGTTGGTCAGTGGTTTCCTAAAATCGGGGTGTATGAGCCTGCCGGAACGCGTTATGCCACAAAAGGCCAATGGAACTGTCACCAGTTCCATGCTCATTCGGAGTTCTACGCCGATTATGGGGTTTATGACGTAAACATTACAACCCCGAAAGAATATTGGGTTAGTGCTACGGGGCTCTATCAGTCCGAAAAATTATTCTCAAATGGCACCAAAAAGATTCACTACCACGCCGAAGATGTAGTCGATTTTGCATGGACGGCCTCTCCTCATTTTCAGGTGGTGAATGATACCTGGAAACGACCGTCTGGTGGGGAGGTAAAGCTGGAACTGGTTATGCAGCCGGAGCATCGACACCAGGCCGAGCGACATTTGACGGCAGCGAAAGCAGCGCTGGCCTACTTTGATAAGCATTTGGGGAAATATCCGTTTCCCAATTTAACGATCGTTGATCCACCCTTGCACGCCAGTGGGTCGTTTGGCATGGAATACCCAACCTTCATTACGGCCGGCTCGGCCTGGTTTCTACCTGCCGGAGCCCGATTCCCGGAAGAGGTAACGATTCATGAATTTGGTCATCAGTATTTTATGCAACTCATAGCGTCCAACGAGTTTGAGGAAGCCTGGCTGGATGAAGGGTTTAATCAGTACTACGAGGGTCGGATTATGGACGCAACGTATGGAGTCCGGTCATCGCAGTTCGATTTGCTGGACTTTAAAATGGGCGATATGGAAAGTTCACGGTCGAGTTATGTGCATCAGGATAACCCGGCCATTGGCTCGTCGTTTGGTAATACGTGGCAACTTCCGGAGGGGCAATACGGCGTTCTGACTTATTCCAAAACGGCAACCTGGCTGAAAACACTGGAGGGATTGGTTGGTCTGCCGGTGATGGACGAAATCATGCAGACGTATTTTATTCGCTGGAAATTTAAACACCCTGATGCCGATAACTTCATTGCGATTGTGAACGAAATTGTGACGAAGCGACTTGGTACCAAATACGGGGCCGATATGAACTGGTTTTTCGATCAGGCATTATATGGCGACAATGTTGTCGACTATGAACTGAGCTCGCTCAAAAACCGGAAGCGCGATGGCCAGCAACAGGCCATCATAACGGTTCAGCGTAACGGCGATGGAAAAATGCCTGTGGATGTGCTGGTTCATTTTGACAATGGAAAAGAACTCATGTTGTTCTGGGATGGTAAAGCGCGTCAGCGGCAGTTTACGCTCACCGAAAAAGCCAGAGTTTTGTGGGCAAAAGTAGATCCGAAGCAGAAAATCTACATGGATACCGACCTGAACAACAACAGCCTCACGCTTGAACCATCATCGGCCCCGGCGGCTAAATTTGCCACTAAGTTTTTGTTCTGGATTGAAAATTGGATGCAATGGCTGGCCTGGCTGGCCTAA